In one window of Chryseobacterium phocaeense DNA:
- a CDS encoding ABC transporter ATP-binding protein: MMESISTKDLSYSIGSKTILNNISLNVPEGSIYGYLGRNGAGKSTTIKLLLGLLEENGDQIFIQNKSLKQNRTEILSSTGNLIEAPCFYTKLTVFENLKYLDIIYGKGSKRIDEVLELVDLHKEKKKKASALSMGMKQRLGIAMAIFHDPKLLILDEPLNGLDPQGIFEMRKLFQNLNEQGKTIFLSSHILSELEKTASHIGIIEGGKMVFQGTKNELLSRVEKDVILKVSNSEKAVSLLQETFSISQNEPGKISITTRDEKEFNTVLTTIIQNGIEIYDIESQSTNLEQIFINLISKSHD; encoded by the coding sequence ATGATGGAAAGTATCAGCACCAAAGACCTGAGCTACTCAATTGGCTCAAAGACAATTTTGAACAATATCAGCCTGAATGTTCCGGAAGGCAGTATTTATGGCTACCTGGGAAGAAACGGAGCCGGAAAATCCACCACCATAAAACTTCTTCTGGGACTCCTGGAAGAAAACGGAGATCAGATTTTTATTCAGAATAAAAGCCTGAAACAAAACAGAACGGAAATTCTCTCTTCCACGGGAAACCTTATTGAAGCTCCCTGCTTTTATACCAAACTGACCGTTTTTGAAAATTTAAAATACCTGGATATTATCTACGGAAAGGGAAGTAAAAGAATTGATGAAGTCCTTGAGCTTGTAGATCTTCATAAAGAGAAAAAGAAAAAGGCAAGCGCACTTTCTATGGGTATGAAGCAGCGCCTGGGAATCGCGATGGCCATCTTCCATGATCCGAAGCTCCTGATCCTGGATGAACCTTTAAACGGTCTGGATCCTCAGGGAATTTTTGAAATGAGAAAGCTTTTCCAGAACCTGAATGAGCAGGGAAAAACGATTTTTCTTTCAAGCCATATTTTAAGCGAGCTGGAAAAAACAGCTTCCCATATAGGAATTATTGAAGGCGGGAAAATGGTTTTCCAGGGCACAAAAAACGAGCTTCTGAGCCGGGTTGAAAAAGATGTCATCCTGAAGGTCAGTAATAGTGAAAAAGCAGTCTCTCTTTTACAGGAAACTTTTTCCATCTCTCAAAATGAGCCGGGTAAAATTTCAATAACCACCCGGGATGAAAAGGAATTCAATACGGTCCTGACCACAATTATCCAAAACGGTATTGAAATTTATGACATTGAATCCCAAAGCACGAATCTTGAGCAGATTTTTATTAACCTAATCTCTAAAAGCCATGACTAA